A single window of Solea solea chromosome 9, fSolSol10.1, whole genome shotgun sequence DNA harbors:
- the camsap2a gene encoding calmodulin-regulated spectrin-associated protein 2a isoform X1, producing the protein MNMGEVQDVSSVLRTFVAPAVKPFEHYDFSRAKICCSLTWLVAKAYGTDSIPTDLKDPFYTDQYEQEHLKPPVISLLLSADLYCRAGSFIFQSDASKPLLGHDAVIQALAERGLYVTDQERLVTERDLRKRPLQMSAHLAMIDSLMMAYTVETVSVEKVMACICQYSSSRPEFERPYDTEDTVTTWINKVNEYLKDIVAQEQKKKETQNAEPAGSPRSPTKWYMKLVPARYRKEQTSPQSDLWIPPVDNLLKDSTDGSALGALLHFYCPQLLPLEDVCLRENMTLADRLYNLQLIQDFCKDNLSSCCPFSLEDMLYASSTVKNNYLVFMAELFQWFEVVKPSFVKPRALANEGTETSSLLKSVPEMTTKATKRSFTERPPSPEGDNLFRRPQPRNSGEIKRSSSMSFVDGNLGTWPKEKRSGPYGVSFDIPFDKDDSATVPLSSTRGMVRSVSTDDGSGFKVHHMPRGMKRNLSFQPVNGQSVGIEEEGGPDSLAGAEPGKQAFPNGLESVMATAPSIEEALQIIHSPSRPVAEGINNSGFFLHGPAHGGGLEPVSEVQSKGPSSTTDTTEVDTGVHIHTEDMLDEDSSLKDCSINMELDMDSPSPSPSSQSKSPSAAKLTSFAEQKFRKFNPSAPDSGRGSSSSLKTTPEGSEFGLSLSVSWAPTPEHSPTHQQPTTPLTTQQSPTPVQLPPNDPAQVMATEMVQLRIRLEEKRKAIEAQKKKVEAAFTRHRQKMGHSAFLNVVKRKGDGAASGEEEGKTEGEGKVSPVFKFGRSKADTPDGAEQSTTASCCTKSPSAGEEGGQSHVQLTEVDLTEYTHSIDKLNHSLAFLQTEMQRLAQQQEVIMAMREQQHQQQAWVIPPRCTDPSPQKQSRAAAVTRSSGPSSPADSPRSTHRSPTSIKRKSASFHSRNPRTVRPTELKLAPYNRVLNAPQSVDSIPRLRRFSPCQPLASAFVYMGEKPATANPETVSRDSNRNTEPDLILSPERETSGESIFVASSSPSSPNLQNKREQTEVDSNAKTQKTDAHGKSKVTEMVTDDQTTTNQESVVDVKPIQQSSFAEFLAHPVVETFTVTPTHPEASGQAKSNLIEVPLSVMKPLEDLTLDDGLEMQQDDVESLDEEPMVCRGFFFKDDEKAEENMAQKRAMLLEKRMRREKESQQRKMQQEAELELKKEEARLKAEEERLRKEEDKARRDFIKQEYLRRKQLKLMQDMDTVIKPRPGSGTKQRRGRPKSIHRDNIDSPKTPVRAAAGSRQRVFSVSSLSLASLNLGDGNSGNSEKRAPRSASLASGSLFCFLSSPKLRRRRPDSADGFLSPSRSSSRNGEKDWENGSTTSSVTSNTDYTGPRLYKEPSAKSNKHIIQNALAHCCLAGKVNEGQKNKILEEMEKSGANNFLVLFRDAGCQFRSVYTYCPEMEEINKLAGIGPKSITRKMIDGLYKYNSDKKQFSQIPAKTMSASVDAVTIHSHLWQTKKPATPKKVVPALS; encoded by the exons ATGAATATGGGTGAAGTTCAGGACGTCAGTTCTGTTCTCAGGACCTTCGTTGCCCCAGCTGTCAAGCCTTTCGAACACTATGACTTTTCCCGAGCCAAAATCTGTTGCAGCCTCACGTGGCTGGTGGCCAAAGCGTATGGGACAG ACAGTATCCCAACAGACCTGAAGGACCCTTTCTATACGGACCAGTATGAGCAAGAGCACCTGAAGCCGCCTGTGATCAGCCTGCTGCTGTCTGCAGACCTGTACTGCAGGGCAGGCAGCTTCATCTTTCAGAGCGATGCCTCCAAGCCACTGCTGGGCCACGACGCTGTGATTCAGGCTCTGGCAGAACGTGGACTCTACGTCACCGACCAGGAGAGACTGGTCACCGAGAGAGACCTTCGAAAGAGGCCCTTACAAATG AGTGCCCACCTGGCTATGATAGACTCTCTGATGATGGCATACACAGTGGAGACTGTGAGTGTGGAGAAGGTGATGGCCTGTATTTGTCAATATTCTTCCAGCAGGCCAGAGTTCGAAAGACCATATGATACGGAGGACACCGTGACCACCTGGATCAACAAG GTAAATGAATATCTGAAAGACATCGTGGCTcaagagcagaagaagaaagagacgCAGAATGCCGAGCCTGCTGGGAGTCCTCGG tctCCAACCAAGTGGTACATGAAGCTTGTGCCT GCGCGGTACAGGAAAGAGCAAACCTCTCCCCAGTCCGATCTGTGGATCCCTCCTGTGGACAACCTGCTGAAAGACAGCACAGACGGCTCGGCCCTGGGTGCTCTGCTGCACTTCTACTGCCCGCAGCTGCTTCCACTGGAAG ATGTTTGTCTGAGGGAGAACATGACGCTGGCAGATCGACTCTACAACCTGCAGCTCATTCAGGACTTCTGCAAAGACAACCTGAGCAGCTGCTGCCCCTTCAGCCTGGAGGACATGCTCTACGCCTCCTCCACCGTCAAG AACAACTACCTGGTGTTCATGGCAGAGCTGTTTCAGTGGTTTGAGGTGGTCAAGCCGTCTTTTGTGAAACCAAGAGCACTGGCCAATGAAGGCACAG AGACGTCATCCTTGCTGAAGAGTGTGCCAGAAATGACCACAAAGGCAACCAAGAGAAGCTTCACGGAAAGACCTCCTAGTCCTGAGGGAGACAA tTTGTTCCGGCGACCTCAGCCTAGAAACTCGG GAGAGATTAAGAGGTCGAGCTCAATGTCTTTTGTTGATGGGAACCTTGGTACGTGGCCCAAAGAGAAGAG ATCTGGGCCTTATGGAGTGTCGTTTGACATCCCGTTTGACAAGGACGACTCTGCTACAGTTCCGCTTTCTTCCACACGTGGCATGGTCAGGTCTGTCAGCACCGATGATGGCTCCGGTTTCAAGGTCCACCACATGCCGCGTGGAATGAAGCGCAACTTGTCCTTCCAGCCAGTGAACGGTCAGAGTGTTGGCATCGAGGAGGAGGGCGGTCCAGACAGTCTCGCTGGTGCGGAGCCCGGCAAGCAAGCGTTTCCCAATGGACTTGAGAGTGTCATGGCAACAGCTCCCTCAATAGAAGAGGCCCTTCAGATTATCCACAGTCCTAGCAGACCTGTTGCGGAGGGCATCAACAACAGTGGTTTCTTCCTGCACGGTCCGGCCCATGGTGGTGGCTTAGAGCCGGTGTCAGAGGTGCAATCGAAAGGACCCTCAAGCACTACAGACACCACAGAAGTGGACACAGGTGTCCATATCCATACAGAGGACATGCTAGATGAGGATTCCTCTCTGAAAGACTGCTcgataaacatggagctggacATGGACTCGCCAAGCCCTAGCCCAAGCAGTCAGAGCAAATCTCCCTCAGCAGCTAAATTGACCAGCTTCGCCGAGCAGAAGTTCCGTAAATTCAATCCTTCAGCACCAGACTCAGGACGGGGTAGCAGCAGCTCCCTCAAGACCACACCTGAGGGATCGGAGTTTGGCCTCTCATTATCCGTGTCCTGGGCTCCAACCCCTGAGCACAGTCCCACCCACCAACAACCCACAACGCCCCTTACTACACAACAATCACCCACACCTGTGCAGCTTCCACCAAACGACCCCGCTCAAGTCATGGCCACAGAGATGGTACAGCTGAGGATAAGACTGGAGGAGAAACGGAAAGCCATTGaagcacagaagaagaaagtggaGGCTGCTTTTACAAGGCATCGGCAAAAGATGGGTCACTCAGCGTTTCTCAACGTGGTGAAGAGAAAAGGGGATGGAGCTGCcagtggagaggaagaagggAAAACTGAGGGCGAAGGCAAGGTTAGTCCGGTCTTTAAATTTGGAAGGAGCAAGGCAGACACACCTGATGGGGCAGAGCAAAGCACCACGGCCTCCTGTTGCACCAAGTCCCCCAGTGCAGGAGAGGAGGGTGGACAAAGTCATGTTCAGTTAACGGAAGTGGATCTCACGGAGTATACACATTCTATCGATAAACTCAACCACTCATTAGCGTTCCTCCAAACTGAGATGCAGCGACTGGCTCAGCAGCAGGAAGTCATCATGGCCATGAGGGAgcagcaacatcagcagcaggcGTGGGTCATCCCTCCTCGATGTACAGATCCCTCACCACAGAAACAAAGCCGAGCCGCAGCTGTCACTCGATCCTCAGGACCCTCCTCTCCCGCCGACTCCCCACGTTCCACCCACCGCTCTCCAACCAGCATCAAACGCAAATCTGCCTCCTTTCACTCGCGCAATCCTCGCACTGTTCGTCCCACTGAGCTCAAGCTGGCCCCCTACAATCGCGTCCTAAACGCGCCGCAGTCCGTCGACAGCATCCCAAGGCTACGGCGATTTTCCCCATGCCAGCCTTTGGCAAGTGCTTTTGTTTACATGGGGGAGAAACCAGCAACCGCCAATCCAGAGACAGTATCTAGGGATAGCAATAGAAATACTGAGCCTGATCTCATCCTTTCCCCAGAGAGGGAAACCTCTGGAGAAAGTATATTTGTAGCCAGCTCATCACCCAGCTCCCCCAACCTGCAGAACAAAAGAGAACAAACAGAAGTAGATTCAAATGCCAAAACCCAGAAAACAGATGCTCATGGCAAATCCAAGGTCACTGAAATGGTAACAGACGACcagacaacaacaaatcaaGAGTCAGTCGTAGATGTCAAACCTATACAACAATCTTCATTTGCTGAATTTCTGGCTCACCCTGTCGTGGAAACCTTCACGGTGACTCCTACACATCCAGAGGCCTCGGGCCAAGCAAAGAGCAACTTGATTGAGGTTCCTCTGTCGGTCATGAAGCCACTTGAGGACCTGACTCTGGATGATGGTCTGGAGATGCAGCAGGATGACGTGGAAAGCCTGGACGAAGAACCGATGGTGTGTCGTGGCTTCTTCTTCAAG GATGACGAGAAGGCCGAAGAGAACATGGCTCAGAAGAGGGCGATGCTGCTGGAGAAAAGGAtgaggagggagaaggagagccAGCAGAGGAAGATGCAGCAGGAGGCCGAGCTGGAGCTGAAGAAAGAGGAGGCTCG ACTCAAAGCCGAGGAGGAGCGTCTcaggaaggaggaggacaaggcCAGGAGGGATTTCATCAAACAGGAATATCTCAGGAGGAAGCAGCTCAAACTGATGCAGGACATGGACACTGTCATCAAACCCCGACCAGGCAGTGGCACCAAGCAGAGGCGGGGCCGGCCGAAGTCCATCCATCGTGACAACATAGACTCCCCCAAAACCCCTGTCAGAGCTGCCGCAG GTTCACGCCAACGTGTCTTTTCAGTCTCCAGCTTGTCCCTGGCTTCTCTCAACCTGGGAGACGGCAACAGTGGCAACTCTGAGAAGAGAGCACCAAG AAGTGCTAGTTTAGCCTCTGGCAGTCTCTTCTGCTTTCTGAGCTCTCCTAAACTGAGAAGGAGAAG GCCAGACTCTGCAGACGGCTTCTTGTCGCCGAGTCGCTCCAGCAGCAGAAATGGAGAGAAAGACTGGGAAAATGGCTCCACAACCTCTTCTGTTACGTCCAACACAGACTACACTG GGCCCAGGCTGTACAAGGAGCCCAGTGCCAAGTCTAATAAGCACATCATCCAGAACGCTCTGGCCCACTGCTGCCTCGCAGGCAAAGTCAATGAGGGGCAAAAGAATAAGATCCTGGAG GAAATGGAGAAATCGGGGGCCAACAACTTCTTGGTTTTGTTCCGCGACGCCGGCTGCCAGTTCCGCTCCGTCTACACTTACTGCCCCGAGATGGAGGAGATCAACAAGCTGGCAGGCATCGGCCCAAAGAGCATCACGCGCAAGATGATCGACGGCCTCTACAAGTACAATTCAGACAAAAAGCAGTTCAGTCAGATACCAGCCAAGACCATGTCCGCCAGCGTGGACGCGGTGACGATTCACAGCCACCTCTGGCAAACAAAGAAGCCAGCCACCCCGAAAAAAGTAGTGCCTGCCCTGTCCTAA
- the camsap2a gene encoding calmodulin-regulated spectrin-associated protein 2a isoform X2: MNMGEVQDVSSVLRTFVAPAVKPFEHYDFSRAKICCSLTWLVAKAYGTDSIPTDLKDPFYTDQYEQEHLKPPVISLLLSADLYCRAGSFIFQSDASKPLLGHDAVIQALAERGLYVTDQERLVTERDLRKRPLQMSAHLAMIDSLMMAYTVETVSVEKVMACICQYSSSRPEFERPYDTEDTVTTWINKVNEYLKDIVAQEQKKKETQNAEPAGSPRSPTKWYMKLVPARYRKEQTSPQSDLWIPPVDNLLKDSTDGSALGALLHFYCPQLLPLEDVCLRENMTLADRLYNLQLIQDFCKDNLSSCCPFSLEDMLYASSTVKNNYLVFMAELFQWFEVVKPSFVKPRALANEGTETSSLLKSVPEMTTKATKRSFTERPPSPEGDNLFRRPQPRNSGEIKRSSSMSFVDGNLGTWPKEKRSGPYGVSFDIPFDKDDSATVPLSSTRGMVRSVSTDDGSGFKVHHMPRGMKRNLSFQPVNGQSVGIEEEGGPDSLAGAEPGKQAFPNGLESVMATAPSIEEALQIIHSPSRPVAEGINNSGFFLHGPAHGGGLEPVSEVQSKGPSSTTDTTEVDTGVHIHTEDMLDEDSSLKDCSINMELDMDSPSPSPSSQSKSPSAAKLTSFAEQKFRKFNPSAPDSGRGSSSSLKTTPEGSEFGLSLSVSWAPTPEHSPTHQQPTTPLTTQQSPTPVQLPPNDPAQVMATEMVQLRIRLEEKRKAIEAQKKKVEAAFTRHRQKMGHSAFLNVVKRKGDGAASGEEEGKTEGEGKVSPVFKFGRSKADTPDGAEQSTTASCCTKSPSAGEEGGQSHVQLTEVDLTEYTHSIDKLNHSLAFLQTEMQRLAQQQEVIMAMREQQHQQQAWVIPPRCTDPSPQKQSRAAAVTRSSGPSSPADSPRSTHRSPTSIKRKSASFHSRNPRTVRPTELKLAPYNRVLNAPQSVDSIPRLRRFSPCQPLASAFVYMGEKPATANPETVSRDSNRNTEPDLILSPERETSGESIFVASSSPSSPNLQNKREQTEVDSNAKTQKTDAHGKSKVTEMVTDDQTTTNQESVVDVKPIQQSSFAEFLAHPVVETFTVTPTHPEASGQAKSNLIEVPLSVMKPLEDLTLDDGLEMQQDDVESLDEEPMVCRGFFFKDDEKAEENMAQKRAMLLEKRMRREKESQQRKMQQEAELELKKEEARLKAEEERLRKEEDKARRDFIKQEYLRRKQLKLMQDMDTVIKPRPGSGTKQRRGRPKSIHRDNIDSPKTPVRAAAVSSLSLASLNLGDGNSGNSEKRAPRSASLASGSLFCFLSSPKLRRRRPDSADGFLSPSRSSSRNGEKDWENGSTTSSVTSNTDYTGPRLYKEPSAKSNKHIIQNALAHCCLAGKVNEGQKNKILEEMEKSGANNFLVLFRDAGCQFRSVYTYCPEMEEINKLAGIGPKSITRKMIDGLYKYNSDKKQFSQIPAKTMSASVDAVTIHSHLWQTKKPATPKKVVPALS, translated from the exons ATGAATATGGGTGAAGTTCAGGACGTCAGTTCTGTTCTCAGGACCTTCGTTGCCCCAGCTGTCAAGCCTTTCGAACACTATGACTTTTCCCGAGCCAAAATCTGTTGCAGCCTCACGTGGCTGGTGGCCAAAGCGTATGGGACAG ACAGTATCCCAACAGACCTGAAGGACCCTTTCTATACGGACCAGTATGAGCAAGAGCACCTGAAGCCGCCTGTGATCAGCCTGCTGCTGTCTGCAGACCTGTACTGCAGGGCAGGCAGCTTCATCTTTCAGAGCGATGCCTCCAAGCCACTGCTGGGCCACGACGCTGTGATTCAGGCTCTGGCAGAACGTGGACTCTACGTCACCGACCAGGAGAGACTGGTCACCGAGAGAGACCTTCGAAAGAGGCCCTTACAAATG AGTGCCCACCTGGCTATGATAGACTCTCTGATGATGGCATACACAGTGGAGACTGTGAGTGTGGAGAAGGTGATGGCCTGTATTTGTCAATATTCTTCCAGCAGGCCAGAGTTCGAAAGACCATATGATACGGAGGACACCGTGACCACCTGGATCAACAAG GTAAATGAATATCTGAAAGACATCGTGGCTcaagagcagaagaagaaagagacgCAGAATGCCGAGCCTGCTGGGAGTCCTCGG tctCCAACCAAGTGGTACATGAAGCTTGTGCCT GCGCGGTACAGGAAAGAGCAAACCTCTCCCCAGTCCGATCTGTGGATCCCTCCTGTGGACAACCTGCTGAAAGACAGCACAGACGGCTCGGCCCTGGGTGCTCTGCTGCACTTCTACTGCCCGCAGCTGCTTCCACTGGAAG ATGTTTGTCTGAGGGAGAACATGACGCTGGCAGATCGACTCTACAACCTGCAGCTCATTCAGGACTTCTGCAAAGACAACCTGAGCAGCTGCTGCCCCTTCAGCCTGGAGGACATGCTCTACGCCTCCTCCACCGTCAAG AACAACTACCTGGTGTTCATGGCAGAGCTGTTTCAGTGGTTTGAGGTGGTCAAGCCGTCTTTTGTGAAACCAAGAGCACTGGCCAATGAAGGCACAG AGACGTCATCCTTGCTGAAGAGTGTGCCAGAAATGACCACAAAGGCAACCAAGAGAAGCTTCACGGAAAGACCTCCTAGTCCTGAGGGAGACAA tTTGTTCCGGCGACCTCAGCCTAGAAACTCGG GAGAGATTAAGAGGTCGAGCTCAATGTCTTTTGTTGATGGGAACCTTGGTACGTGGCCCAAAGAGAAGAG ATCTGGGCCTTATGGAGTGTCGTTTGACATCCCGTTTGACAAGGACGACTCTGCTACAGTTCCGCTTTCTTCCACACGTGGCATGGTCAGGTCTGTCAGCACCGATGATGGCTCCGGTTTCAAGGTCCACCACATGCCGCGTGGAATGAAGCGCAACTTGTCCTTCCAGCCAGTGAACGGTCAGAGTGTTGGCATCGAGGAGGAGGGCGGTCCAGACAGTCTCGCTGGTGCGGAGCCCGGCAAGCAAGCGTTTCCCAATGGACTTGAGAGTGTCATGGCAACAGCTCCCTCAATAGAAGAGGCCCTTCAGATTATCCACAGTCCTAGCAGACCTGTTGCGGAGGGCATCAACAACAGTGGTTTCTTCCTGCACGGTCCGGCCCATGGTGGTGGCTTAGAGCCGGTGTCAGAGGTGCAATCGAAAGGACCCTCAAGCACTACAGACACCACAGAAGTGGACACAGGTGTCCATATCCATACAGAGGACATGCTAGATGAGGATTCCTCTCTGAAAGACTGCTcgataaacatggagctggacATGGACTCGCCAAGCCCTAGCCCAAGCAGTCAGAGCAAATCTCCCTCAGCAGCTAAATTGACCAGCTTCGCCGAGCAGAAGTTCCGTAAATTCAATCCTTCAGCACCAGACTCAGGACGGGGTAGCAGCAGCTCCCTCAAGACCACACCTGAGGGATCGGAGTTTGGCCTCTCATTATCCGTGTCCTGGGCTCCAACCCCTGAGCACAGTCCCACCCACCAACAACCCACAACGCCCCTTACTACACAACAATCACCCACACCTGTGCAGCTTCCACCAAACGACCCCGCTCAAGTCATGGCCACAGAGATGGTACAGCTGAGGATAAGACTGGAGGAGAAACGGAAAGCCATTGaagcacagaagaagaaagtggaGGCTGCTTTTACAAGGCATCGGCAAAAGATGGGTCACTCAGCGTTTCTCAACGTGGTGAAGAGAAAAGGGGATGGAGCTGCcagtggagaggaagaagggAAAACTGAGGGCGAAGGCAAGGTTAGTCCGGTCTTTAAATTTGGAAGGAGCAAGGCAGACACACCTGATGGGGCAGAGCAAAGCACCACGGCCTCCTGTTGCACCAAGTCCCCCAGTGCAGGAGAGGAGGGTGGACAAAGTCATGTTCAGTTAACGGAAGTGGATCTCACGGAGTATACACATTCTATCGATAAACTCAACCACTCATTAGCGTTCCTCCAAACTGAGATGCAGCGACTGGCTCAGCAGCAGGAAGTCATCATGGCCATGAGGGAgcagcaacatcagcagcaggcGTGGGTCATCCCTCCTCGATGTACAGATCCCTCACCACAGAAACAAAGCCGAGCCGCAGCTGTCACTCGATCCTCAGGACCCTCCTCTCCCGCCGACTCCCCACGTTCCACCCACCGCTCTCCAACCAGCATCAAACGCAAATCTGCCTCCTTTCACTCGCGCAATCCTCGCACTGTTCGTCCCACTGAGCTCAAGCTGGCCCCCTACAATCGCGTCCTAAACGCGCCGCAGTCCGTCGACAGCATCCCAAGGCTACGGCGATTTTCCCCATGCCAGCCTTTGGCAAGTGCTTTTGTTTACATGGGGGAGAAACCAGCAACCGCCAATCCAGAGACAGTATCTAGGGATAGCAATAGAAATACTGAGCCTGATCTCATCCTTTCCCCAGAGAGGGAAACCTCTGGAGAAAGTATATTTGTAGCCAGCTCATCACCCAGCTCCCCCAACCTGCAGAACAAAAGAGAACAAACAGAAGTAGATTCAAATGCCAAAACCCAGAAAACAGATGCTCATGGCAAATCCAAGGTCACTGAAATGGTAACAGACGACcagacaacaacaaatcaaGAGTCAGTCGTAGATGTCAAACCTATACAACAATCTTCATTTGCTGAATTTCTGGCTCACCCTGTCGTGGAAACCTTCACGGTGACTCCTACACATCCAGAGGCCTCGGGCCAAGCAAAGAGCAACTTGATTGAGGTTCCTCTGTCGGTCATGAAGCCACTTGAGGACCTGACTCTGGATGATGGTCTGGAGATGCAGCAGGATGACGTGGAAAGCCTGGACGAAGAACCGATGGTGTGTCGTGGCTTCTTCTTCAAG GATGACGAGAAGGCCGAAGAGAACATGGCTCAGAAGAGGGCGATGCTGCTGGAGAAAAGGAtgaggagggagaaggagagccAGCAGAGGAAGATGCAGCAGGAGGCCGAGCTGGAGCTGAAGAAAGAGGAGGCTCG ACTCAAAGCCGAGGAGGAGCGTCTcaggaaggaggaggacaaggcCAGGAGGGATTTCATCAAACAGGAATATCTCAGGAGGAAGCAGCTCAAACTGATGCAGGACATGGACACTGTCATCAAACCCCGACCAGGCAGTGGCACCAAGCAGAGGCGGGGCCGGCCGAAGTCCATCCATCGTGACAACATAGACTCCCCCAAAACCCCTGTCAGAGCTGCCGCAG TCTCCAGCTTGTCCCTGGCTTCTCTCAACCTGGGAGACGGCAACAGTGGCAACTCTGAGAAGAGAGCACCAAG AAGTGCTAGTTTAGCCTCTGGCAGTCTCTTCTGCTTTCTGAGCTCTCCTAAACTGAGAAGGAGAAG GCCAGACTCTGCAGACGGCTTCTTGTCGCCGAGTCGCTCCAGCAGCAGAAATGGAGAGAAAGACTGGGAAAATGGCTCCACAACCTCTTCTGTTACGTCCAACACAGACTACACTG GGCCCAGGCTGTACAAGGAGCCCAGTGCCAAGTCTAATAAGCACATCATCCAGAACGCTCTGGCCCACTGCTGCCTCGCAGGCAAAGTCAATGAGGGGCAAAAGAATAAGATCCTGGAG GAAATGGAGAAATCGGGGGCCAACAACTTCTTGGTTTTGTTCCGCGACGCCGGCTGCCAGTTCCGCTCCGTCTACACTTACTGCCCCGAGATGGAGGAGATCAACAAGCTGGCAGGCATCGGCCCAAAGAGCATCACGCGCAAGATGATCGACGGCCTCTACAAGTACAATTCAGACAAAAAGCAGTTCAGTCAGATACCAGCCAAGACCATGTCCGCCAGCGTGGACGCGGTGACGATTCACAGCCACCTCTGGCAAACAAAGAAGCCAGCCACCCCGAAAAAAGTAGTGCCTGCCCTGTCCTAA